The following are from one region of the Arachis duranensis cultivar V14167 chromosome 10, aradu.V14167.gnm2.J7QH, whole genome shotgun sequence genome:
- the LOC107470896 gene encoding protein XRI1, which yields MDYNNNTDDDNGAKEPWNWHREDHDLQKTSNFEEPWNGVLQNEDISYMFEDETTPVKACGDLVYNVDNSVSDDVQKEVEEGRETSSQVKRRRMLQFNGQERDHSLSKEEMSLPYFKSNGKEDLITDAFPEVSQWVPGLSSEYALGNASSSSGYEDLESTEGWLAECLNDTEMQFSPDDLNFSGAEDIQIDIAELVDITASLSLSDEVFLFDNKFRPIFHCLGRKSFIQTPPKLASSVVYPFTFVKPSGAHGDVTLKEINQRIQTPPSSKSKQSNEDPSAYPKSAFSGKPVVNKTKIRTEGGKGSITIMRTKG from the exons ATGGATTATAACAACAACACCGACGACGACAA TGGTGCTAAAGAACCATGGAATTGGCATAGGGAGGATCATGATCTCCAAAAGACTTCCAATTTTG AAGAGCCATGGAATGGTGTGCTCCAAAATGAAGATATTTCCTACATGTTTGAAGATGAAACTACACCAGTTAAGGCATGTGGTGATTTGGTATACAATGTTGACAATAGTG TTTCGGATGATGTACAAAAAGAAGTAGAGGAGGGGAGGGAGACTTCTTCTCAAGTCAAGAGGCGGCGGATGCTACAATTCAATGGCCAGGAGAGGGATCATTCTCTTTCCAAGGAAGAGATGTCTTTGCcatattttaaatcaaat GGGAAGGAGGACTTGATCACGGATGCTTTTCCTGAAGTGTCACAATGGGTTCCTGGTTTATCATCAG AATATGCATTAGGAAATGCATCATCATCGTCTGGTTATGAAGACCTTGAGTCCACTGAAGGTTGGCTAGCAGAATGCCTTAATGATACCGAGATGCAATTCAGTCCCGATGATTT GAACTTTTCAGGGGCAGAGGATATTCAGATTGATATTGCAG agtTGGTTGACATCACGGCATCTTTGTCACTTTCTG ATgaagtttttttatttgataacaAATTTAGACCCATTTTTCATTGTTTAGGTAGGAAATCGTTTATACAGACACCGCCAAAGTTGGCTTCTTCTGTGGTCTATCCATTTACTTTTGTTAAGCCTAGTGGTGCTCATGGAGATGTAACATTGAAGGAAATAAATCAGCGCATTCAGACTCCGCCGTCTTCAAAATCAAAGCAAAGCAATGAAGATCCATCAGCTTATCCCAAATCAGCCTTCTCAGGGAAGCCTGTCGTTAACAAAACAAAGATTCGCACGGAAGGGGGAAAAGGTAGCATCACGATTATGCGAACCAAAGGCTAA